One part of the Hydra vulgaris chromosome 01, alternate assembly HydraT2T_AEP genome encodes these proteins:
- the LOC136075526 gene encoding uncharacterized protein LOC136075526 produces MRKVNVGEVLYTPDIICRAYEYFAMRRSLYDCLCIDYKLSSVRTLTRLTSKISSMEDLSFINSIFMNLNPLKRTSILLIDEVYVKASLLYQRGALFGQAVNYPEKLAKTILSFMIKCLFGGPEFICRAEPVANLSSEFQFAQCQQIVYTINNIENSKTLVLITDGNRVNQRLFGMFKTVDGKPWLTTSGIYLLYDYVHLLKSIRNNWLTKKTGELQFLNNKELALAKWSDLETIYKAECNSLFKLSKLTAKSVYPKPIERQSVKFCLSVFCKETVVALRTHPKIENKAFEGTAVFIEKIIFFRMLLMSKHLVLAFGLEMNYAKKSTQLVINSYNCYEILLNCQIL; encoded by the coding sequence ATGAGAAAAGTTAATGTTGGTGAAGTTTTATATACTCCAGATATTATATGTAGAGCATATGAGTATTTTGCTATGCGACGAAGTTTATATGATTGTTTGTGTATTGACTACAAGTTGTCAAGTGTAAGGACTTTAACAAGATTGACTTCAAAAATAAGCTCAATGGAGGACCTAAGTTtcataaatagtatttttatgaatttaaatccATTGAAAAGAACTTCCATACTACTAATTGATGAGGTCTATGTCAAAGCTTCATTACTTTACCAAAGAGGTGCTTTGTTTGGTCAAGCAGTAAACTACCCTGAAAAGTtagctaaaacaattttatcatttatgatTAAATGTCTTTTTGGAGGTCCAGAATTTATATGTAGAGCTGAACCTGTTGCAAATCTTTCCTCTGAATTTCAGTTTGCTCAATGTCAACAAATTGtctatacaataaataatattgaaaatagtaaGACACTGGTATTAATTACTGATGGTAACCGTGTAAATCAAAGACTTTTTGGAATGTTTAAAACAGTTGATGGTAAACCATGGTTAACAACATcaggtatatatttattgtatgaTTATGTGCATCTACTAAAATCTATACGAAACAATTGGTTGACAAAAAAGACTGGGGAACTTcaatttttgaacaataaagAACTGGCTTTGGCTAAGTGGAGTGATTtagaaactatatataaagcTGAGTGCAATAGTCTTTTTAAACTCTCTAAACTTACAGCTAAATCAGTTTATCCAAAACCAATAGAGAGACAATCTGTAAagttttgtttgtctgttttttgCAAAGAAACAGTAGTTGCATTAAGAACGCATCCAAAGATTGAAAATAAAGCATTTGAAGGTACTGctgtatttattgaaaaaataattttttttcgaatGTTGTTAATGTCAAAGCACCTGGTGCTGGCATTCGGTTTAGAAATGAATTATGCAAAGAAATCCACTCAGTTGGTGATCAACAGTTACAACTGCTACGAGATATTGCTGAACTGTCAAATTTTATGA